CAAAACTTTTGCTACAAACTTGggtatttttcttctatattaGTTTGCCAATTTTAGGGGGCAACCTTTGTGTTAATTCACCTAATTCTGATCTAGTACCACCCATTCACCTACCATTGTTATTATTACAATTTGGCCTTGTGTTAATTCACctaacttcaaaaaaaattgatgacaGGTGGCTCTCTCAATCTTTACTCTTTAATGGGTTCTCCTCCAAAACCCACATGAAGATTGAAGGCTAAGATTATATATTCTTATTTCCCTCTCAAATCCTTTCAATCTTTGAACTGACAGCTGTCCCCCACTCACTTGTCTGTACAATTTGGTTCTCCTCCTGCTGGTGGGTTTTCACTGTGTCTGGATGCCATTTCATTTAATCTTAAAGTGGAATTTTAGCTACCCCAACAGCAACCAGTTGCAGTGTGTAAATTAACTTCTCATAATTAAAAGGGCCACTCCATGAGCCTCCCCATTAATTCTGGCCAACCTACAGCTCATAAACTACATTCTCAACTTCCATTGGTTcccataaaaaagaaaaaaaaagaaaaagaaaaaagtttcattggctcatctttctttgtcaaatgaaaaaagagaCAAATAGTAGGGATCATTTTTACCCCTTGTCTCATCTCCcacattatatattttccttGCATTCACCATTGTTTCACTTGCAACTGGTACTTtctcttattttcattttatgccAATCTCCAGTCAATCAATCAAATGCTTTACCTCCTAATTTCTTGTGTCTCGTTCATCCTTATTTCCAAGTCCTTCACTCACAAGCCAATACAAGCATGGGAGGGTAAGCTAAAATTGagttctttttggttttggggtgagttttcaagttttcttGTGTCCTGGTTCCAGAAAAGTAGGCTTGCTATTGAGTTGTTCCAACCCATCATCTGCAAATTGAAAAAGATGATGACTTTTAGTTCAAGAGTAGAGAATGTGGAGGAGAGAGacagtctctctctcctgGATTTGCCTGACTTGACCTTGGAATGCATTCTTGAGAGGCTTTCCCCATCTGGGTTGTGCACTATGGGAGGAGTTTGTACTTCTTTGAGGGAGAGGTGCAGAGATGATCGTTTATGGGAGAGGCACATGATGGAGAAATGGGGTAGACTGATTGGGGCTGCTGCCTATAGAGAATGGCAATTACATGTGGCCTCAAGAAGCAGAGTCAGAAATATCTCTGATCAAACCAAGAAAAAAGGTCCTTTTGAGTCTCTTGTGAGTAAAATTTGGCCTTTTTCATGGATCAGACCAAAATTAGCAAGTTCTGATTGCAAAGTGAGGACTAGTTTACCGGTCGAGTCAGTCATGTCTCTGTATCTTTCTCTTGAAAGTGGCAAGTTCTGGTTCCCAGCTCAGGTCTATAACCGTGAGGTACGGCTgcaatttgatattttgtagtcaaatttttagtttgcacaatttttttatttgatgttgatttttgctttttgttatttaacaATTCAATGAAaaccttattttcttttcctgcaGAATGGTAATGTAGGCTTTATGCTGTCTTGTTATGATGCACAAGTGAGCTATGATTCAAGGACAAACACATTTCAAGCAAGGTAGAGTAACAGGGAGAGTAATTGATGTTAAGATATAAGACTGAACTTAGATTCTGGAAAGGTTTACTTTTGGATGGCCCTTTCTTAAATTCAAAGTGGATTCTGTTTTGCAGGTATTCACCTTATGGGAGGAGGGCAACAGAGGATAATATTCCATGGGATAGACTAAGAGCGGCTCCAGTTGATACTCCCTCACATAAGCTTCATGTCTCTGATTGTCTGCATGACTTGAAACCCAGTGATCATATTGAAATCCAGTggagaagaaacaaagaattcCCTTATGGTGTGTTCCCAAAATCCCACCTTCAATCCTGGCTCAATTTTATACTAGAGTTTGAATTTTACTGGAACTCGAGTGTTGGATGTTTAATGGTTCACGATGTGTTAAATGTTCATTGTATGCCGATACTGGTTTTCAAAAATTTCCATTAATTTGTagacaaatataaaaataatttggatttttttatgtattttaggTTGGTGGTATGGTGTCATTGGTCACTTGGAGTTGTGTGATGGGCATGAGAATCGCTGCCGTTGTCAGTACAGTGGTGAGAAAATCATTTCAGTTTCTGCAATTCTCATGATTTTTCTATATTTCCGTTTCATTACTGGGAAATGCAGACTTTTTTCTCACGTCAATAAGTAAACAACTAAGCATAGAGCATGTGATCACATTAATGCCTCCGTGTATAAATCTAGGGTATTTAGGATAACCTTTCCTCTGAATGGTTTGGAATGCAAGCACTTTCAGCATGGGGTTTCTTTCCATATGTCCTGCACCAGTTTAGACACTTTAAGAAGGTTCACTTTTGCTCCAAATGTTAGAAAAAGTACATGTGAATCATAGCTTTTCACTATGGAATGATTTATTACTCTTTTTAGCTGACTGATGATGTGATGCATCCATCTGTTGTGATGATCATGCACAACCTTTATTTCTATATTTGTAAAATTATGTCATTTTAGCTGCTACCTTGGTGGCTGACATTCCTCTCTtattctttctatttttcccTTTCTGTGTGCACTTTGAGGAGCAATCCTGTTTTAAAAGCAAGCTGGCATGTTCGTGCCCATGAAATGGTGAACTTAGACTGGATCAAACTCTAAATCTAGACATATAGATGGCCTGAGGCTGAAActttcttctctgtttcttACAACTGAGGGATTTCCCTTTTTGCTCCTTGAAGTGCAATCCTGCTTTGGAAGCAAGGTTGGATGTTCATGCCCATGAATTAGTGAACTTAGACTGGATCTAACTCTAAATCTAGACATATAGATGACCCGAGGCTGAAACTTCCTTCTCTGTTTCTAACGATTGAgtgatttttctttctatttgcACCTTGAAGTGCAGTCCTGCTTTGGAAGCAAGGTTGGATGTTCATGCCCATGAATTAGTGAACTTAGAGTGGATCAAATTCTAAATCTAGACATATAGATGACTTGTGTGTTTCTCAAGTTTGAGGAACATGAGGCTGAATCGTGACAAAATCTGAAATCATACATGTCTATCTAAAGATTTTCCCTAACAGCTAAGCTTTGTTGAATTCAATTTTCTCATATCATCACAACACCAACTACTTAATATTATGCACATATGCAAACACTAATTTTCATGCATTCTTTGTTTCTACTATTTATTTGTTGCTCTATTTGAAGGAAGTAGTTTTCATAGTATGCTTTTCCCAGACTATTTTTCTGTACTGCTGCTGGTATTTCTGACAAAGATTTACCCTTCCTCAACAGATACAGTAACACTGGAGTTCAGTCAGTACACTCCTGGATCCAGATGGAGACAAGTGACGATAAACAGGAAAGACCATCGAGAAGAAGGCGATGAAGCAGATGGCTTCTATGGAGGAATCCGAAAGCTTTACAATgaggaggaaattgcaaggtgGAAGCGCCTCTGGCCTACCCAAGTCCTGGAATAAGCCTTCCACTCTTACTAATGACTGCACTGTAAATAATTGAGCCCCCTCCCCCCTTTTTGTTACTCTTTTGCTGTGAATGATGAGCTTATAGTCGTATAGAAGTCATTCTAAGAGGATGAAAATAATACTCCATGATTTTGTTCCCAAAGTAGGAACCTCTAACAGGCATGGTTGTTGAAGCCCACATCGGAAAACAGAAGCCTTgcatcaaaaaaatttgtgtcTCGTCACCCAATATTTGTTGTCGATCTTGAGTTGGATGCTCTAATTCTTATTAGGCAGTCACATACATGTTGTGTAACTCCCTGCTTTACATGTTTCTCATGGTTCAATGGCTAGTTTTTCTGTGTGTTTAACATGCCTGTAAGGAAATATCATATGTTCTGTTAGTAGAAAGCTTGCTGGTTCTCATTTGGACCATACTCATGCGTTCATGAGCTTCCCACAAATGAAGGGATGACCCAAGAATTTGAAAGAAACTTGTACATGGATAATCTAAAAATGCATATTATATATCTGAATAAATTCGAAATGCATATTCTAGAAgagtttattattttgatttttgactTTTAGCTTTCTTGTCGAAGTTGTTTCCTTACACATTACGTTTTGTCCCTCTAAATGAGATGCCTTTATTCAGAGAAATGAAGAAGGGAATAGGAATGACCTGAGGACTTTCTAATTGTCCAGCAATCAACGGCGGACTCAGGAATATTTACAGGGGTAGgctaatttttgttgttgttgttgggatCGATTATAAGCCCTATTTTTAAACAAGTATTTATATCAAAAGCAATATTTTCTTCAGATTAATGAAAGGGACATACTTTTTGACTAATTCGGTATATTTCCTTTAGAttaaaaactatttttagaattcatttaaaaaatactaTTTTCAGATAGATATTTGAACAAAGAAACCtacaacaaacaaagaaaacctagaaaaactaaaattcaGAGGCTCAGACGAAGAACAATTTGAAGCTCGAGGACTTTGGGTTAGCGGAGTGATTTAGTTAGGGAGagtctatatttcaatatttcCAAAAAAAGCAACGTCAATAAAttcgaaaaaacaaaatcagaaagacatataaatattatttgagCCCAATCAAAAGCTGAATaaaccaaagaagaaagagaaaaaaaaaaaaaaattgtaattgaAGTATTAAAGTATTTGACTGTAGACACTGGTGGACCCCGTGAATTTTTAGCGGATGTGCAAATTTGAAAGGGTAAAAACTCTTTAGggattgaacatctaaggctTTTTTACCTAGATTGACCTTGGGTCCCTTCAagcattcatatcatacataaaaaattgttctatgtaaaaatattgactaagtatgaaaaatgatttttcggaataatcattttcttaagataatttttggcggctctttattccttacacatcaaataaaaaaatttgatttcatgggattgtagtatgaagtatatattgacttaatgagccatcattttagcctaaattgtattttgcactaaaactgatttttcatattttgattttctagtatttttatttgaatccaaatggggggtacttccttatttacattgtaaacttaagtaaatggattgatataaaaataaattttttgaaaaaaaagaacaaaaacattTACTTTAATCCAAACATGGATCTGCCCTTGCCAGAAATGAAGTTGGAATGATAAACTTCTGCCCCAGATGACAGAAAACTTAAAACCTCTATAATTTCCTCAGC
Above is a genomic segment from Prunus dulcis chromosome 7, ALMONDv2, whole genome shotgun sequence containing:
- the LOC117635080 gene encoding F-box protein At2g26850-like; its protein translation is MLYLLISCVSFILISKSFTHKPIQAWEGKLKLSSFWFWGEFSSFLVSWFQKSRLAIELFQPIICKLKKMMTFSSRVENVEERDSLSLLDLPDLTLECILERLSPSGLCTMGGVCTSLRERCRDDRLWERHMMEKWGRLIGAAAYREWQLHVASRSRVRNISDQTKKKGPFESLVSKIWPFSWIRPKLASSDCKVRTSLPVESVMSLYLSLESGKFWFPAQVYNRENGNVGFMLSCYDAQVSYDSRTNTFQARYSPYGRRATEDNIPWDRLRAAPVDTPSHKLHVSDCLHDLKPSDHIEIQWRRNKEFPYGWWYGVIGHLELCDGHENRCRCQYSDTVTLEFSQYTPGSRWRQVTINRKDHREEGDEADGFYGGIRKLYNEEEIARWKRLWPTQVLE